The following proteins are co-located in the Argopecten irradians isolate NY chromosome 9, Ai_NY, whole genome shotgun sequence genome:
- the LOC138331386 gene encoding solute carrier family 13 member 2-like isoform X3: MSASATSSAYINDTSMLFIGGLILAAAIEHWNIHKRIALRVLILVGSDPARLLLGMMLPTWFLSMWINNTATAAMMVPISHAVMEQFREVQQETRSSRTVQKECWDNDAVELTDDECRLRNGYRELPGSYNDDDKEDDEDDIIEPTNDDGMSNPPELVRLGKALSLSVAYAANIGGVATLTGSFPNIIMKGQTDLLYERFHATSPVTYGSFLLYGLPIAVCGLVFLWLWFYILFLWRRNNRGTDQNAKKKIKAMLQQEYNDMGTMTFGELAVIGHLLVLAVLWITRDLGGSGGWGFLFPNGLVSDSTPAILISISLCFFPSQFPEIFCCNKADQPYVSRPLLPWKVAEKNLPWGVILLVGGGFAIAKGSEESGLSEWLADRLIVFSELEPWIMNMILCFIMALATEVTSNTAISTLMMPILSQLAFRLGVNPLYYMLPSAIAISFAFMLPVATPPNAVVFTYGYVRVVDMMTAGFVMNIVGVLILVLVTETIGTSVYDFHTLPAVFNISLSPNETAQGT, encoded by the exons ATTGCTGTTGGGTATGATGTTACCCACGTGGTTTCTGTCTATGTGGATCAACAATACTGCCACGGCAGCCATGATGGTCCCGATCTCTCACGCCGTCATGGAACAGTTCCGAGAAGTCCAACAGGAAACTAGAAGTTCCCGGACAGTGCAGAAAG AATGCTGGGACAACGATGCTGTGGAACTAACAGATGATGAATGTAGACTCAGAAATGGTTACCGGGAATTACCTGGCTCATACAACGATGATGATAAAGAGGACGATGAAGATGACATTATAGA GCCGACTAACGACGATGGGATGAGCAATCCTCCTGAGCTGGTCCGCCTGGGTAAAGCTCTGTCCCTATCTGTAGCGTATGCAGCCAACATTGGGGGCGTGGCAACACTGACCGGATCCTTCCCCAACATCATCATGAAAGGCCAGACGGACTT gcTTTACGAGAGGTTTCACGCTACCTCTCCTGTGACGTATGGTTCTTTCCTCCTCTACGGACTACCCATAGCTGTTTGTGGTCTCGTTTTCCTCTGGTTgtggttttatatattatttctatGGCG ACGTAATAACAGGGGAACCGACCAAAATGCCAAGAAGAAGATAAAGGCGATGCTTCAACAAGAATACAATGATATGGGGACAATGAC GTTTGGAGAATTGGCTGTGATTGGTCATTTATTAGTTCTCGCCGTTCTCTGGATCACGCGAGATTTGGGAGGAAGTGGCGGATGGGGTTTCCTTTTTCCTAACGG GTTGGTATCGGACTCAACGCCAGCAATTTTGATATCCATTTCTCTTTGCTTTTTTCCATCACAATTTCCAGAGATATTTTGTTGTAATAAAG CAGATCAACCGTATGTATCACGGCCCCTCCTGCCGTGGAAGGTTGCTGAGAAGAATTTACCATGGGGAGTTATCCTCCTTGTTGGCGGAGGGTTCGCCATTGCCAAGGGTAGCGAG GAATCTGGCCTGTCTGAGTGGCTAGCAGACCGATTGATTGTGTTTAGCGAGCTTGAGCCGTGGATTATGAACATGATTTTGTGCTTTATCATGGCCTTGGCCACAGAAGTCACCAGTAACACGGCTATATCAACTCTAATGATGCCCATCCTGTCACAATTG gcGTTCCGTCTTGGTGTGAACCCTCTGTACTACATGCTGCCGTCCGCCATTGCTATATCTTTCGCCTTCATGTTACCTGTAGCTACGCCCCCAAATGCTGTTGTGTTTACGTATGGATACGTCAGGGTCGTTGACATG ATGACTGCTGGCTTTGTTATGAACATTGTAGGTGTTCTTATTCTTGTACTAGTAACGGAAACAATAGGAACTAGCGTTTATGATTTCCACACACTTCCGGCCGTTTTCAATATATCTCTGTCACCTAATGAAACGGCACAAGGGACGTAA
- the LOC138331389 gene encoding uncharacterized protein isoform X3 — protein MNTLKGLVLALCVAFAVCETCIHTDNCHDTTCTAGTKKCVEVAGQHLCTCVHLNTANPSCTTADDCSTINCAQQHGPHSHNYHCVDNHCACEGLGHNHQGHQQPAPGEHLPPSTDQHQTGQQHHNNAPQQHHQN, from the exons ATGAACACTCTTAAAGGACTGGTTCTGGCTCTTTGTG TGGCCTTTGCGGTTTGTGAAACCTGCATTCATACGGATAATTGTCATGACACAACGTGCACTGCTGGAACCAAGAAATGCGTGGAAGTAGCCGGACAGCACCTGTGTACCTGTGTTCACCTCAACACAGCTAACCCAT CGTGTACCACAGCTGATGATTGTAGCACAATTAACTGTGCCCAGCAACACGGACCCCACTCCCACAACTACCACTGTGTAGATAACCACTGTGCTTGTGAGGGTTTGGGACATAACCACCAAGGTCATCAGCAACCAGCACCAGGAGAGCATCTCCCACCTAGTACTGACCAACACCAAACTGGACAACAGCATCATAACAATGCACCACAACAACACCATCAAAACTGA
- the LOC138331389 gene encoding uncharacterized protein isoform X1: MNTLKGLVLALCVAFAVGETCIHTDNCHDTTCTAGTKSCVEVAGQHLCTCVHLNTANPSCTTAADCSTINCAQQHGPHSHNYHCVDNRCACEGLGHDHQGHQQPPPGDHLPLSTDQHQTGQQHHNNEPQHHHQN, encoded by the exons ATGAACACTCTTAAAGGACTGGTTCTGGCTCTTTGTG tgGCCTTTGCGGTTGGTGAAACCTGCATTCATACGGATAATTGTCATGACACCACGTGCACAGCTGGAACCAAGAGCTGCGTGGAAGTAGCCGGACAGCACCTCTGTACCTGTGTTCACCTCAACACAGCTAACCCAT CGTGTACCACAGCTGCTGATTGTAGCACAATTAACTGTGCCCAGCAACACGGACCCCACTCCCACAACTACCACTGTGTAGATAACCGCTGTGCTTGTGAGGGTTTGGGACATGACCACCAAGGTCATCAGCAACCACCACCAGGAGATCATCTCCCCCTTAGTACTGACCAACACCAAACTGGACAACAGCACCATAACAATGAACCACAACACCACCATCAAAACTGA
- the LOC138331389 gene encoding uncharacterized protein isoform X4 — protein sequence MLQINNVAFAVGETCIHTDNCHDTTCTAGTKSCVEVAGQHLCTCVHLNTANPSCTTAADCSTINCAQQHGPHSHNYHCVDNRCACEGLGHDHQGHQQPPPGDHLPLSTDQHQTGQQHHNNEPQHHHQN from the exons ATGCTTCAAATTAACAATG tgGCCTTTGCGGTTGGTGAAACCTGCATTCATACGGATAATTGTCATGACACCACGTGCACAGCTGGAACCAAGAGCTGCGTGGAAGTAGCCGGACAGCACCTCTGTACCTGTGTTCACCTCAACACAGCTAACCCAT CGTGTACCACAGCTGCTGATTGTAGCACAATTAACTGTGCCCAGCAACACGGACCCCACTCCCACAACTACCACTGTGTAGATAACCGCTGTGCTTGTGAGGGTTTGGGACATGACCACCAAGGTCATCAGCAACCACCACCAGGAGATCATCTCCCCCTTAGTACTGACCAACACCAAACTGGACAACAGCACCATAACAATGAACCACAACACCACCATCAAAACTGA
- the LOC138331389 gene encoding uncharacterized protein isoform X2: protein MNTLTGLVLALCVAFAVCETCIHTDNCHDTTCTAGTKKCVEVAGQHLCTCVHLNTANPSCTTADDCSTINCAQQHGPHSHNYHCVDNHCACEGLGHNHQGHQQPAPGEHLPPSTDQHQTGQQHHNNAPQQHHQN, encoded by the exons ATGAACACTCTTACAGGACTGGTTCTGGCTCTTTGTG TGGCCTTTGCGGTTTGTGAAACCTGCATTCATACGGATAATTGTCATGACACAACGTGCACTGCTGGAACCAAGAAATGCGTGGAAGTAGCCGGACAGCACCTGTGTACCTGTGTTCACCTCAACACAGCTAACCCAT CGTGTACCACAGCTGATGATTGTAGCACAATTAACTGTGCCCAGCAACACGGACCCCACTCCCACAACTACCACTGTGTAGATAACCACTGTGCTTGTGAGGGTTTGGGACATAACCACCAAGGTCATCAGCAACCAGCACCAGGAGAGCATCTCCCACCTAGTACTGACCAACACCAAACTGGACAACAGCATCATAACAATGCACCACAACAACACCATCAAAACTGA